A genomic window from Vitis riparia cultivar Riparia Gloire de Montpellier isolate 1030 chromosome 18, EGFV_Vit.rip_1.0, whole genome shotgun sequence includes:
- the LOC117907169 gene encoding transcription factor bHLH74-like isoform X2, whose protein sequence is MGIDDNGNMGFPNTSQSILNCPSSGMNTHPISEKVTGMTMSSVSMYKSSNGGDPFFGSGWDPIVSLSQNENFGGSSMVSHSEFANSAYPVVLENQGIGSTPHLVLYPSNSSLVEMVPKLPCFGSGSFSEMVASFGLPECGQTANSGCPPNFPPNKEGLTEKSLNGAQSQEGHQISEDDAVDASPSGKRRKSSFDPRPPLNTSKSADGEQPKGLPWENSEFSKEQEEKKQKIDQNMSPNLRGKQPNKHAKDNSSNGEAPKENYIHVRARRGQATNSHSLAERVRREKISERMRLLQELVPGCNKITGKAVMLDEIINYVQSLQQQVEFLSMKLATVNPELNIDIERLLSKDILNSRGGSTSVLGFGPGMSSSHPYPHGISQGTLPGIPTPQFHSTQTVWDGELQSLLQMGFDSNPSSNNLGTNGRSKLEL, encoded by the exons ATGGGTATTGATGACAATGGTAATATGGGGTTTCCAAATACAAGTCAGAGTATTTTGAATTGCCCATCTTCAGGGATGAACACACATCCAATCTCTGAGAAGGTTACAGGAATGACAATGAGCTCGGTGTCCATGTATAAATCTTCAAATGGAGGAGACCCTTTCTTTGGTTCTGGTTGGGATCCCATTGTGTCCTTAAGTcagaatgagaattttggagGGTCTTCAATGGTTTCTCACAGTGAGTTTGCTAATTCTGCTTACCCTGTTGTACTGGAAAATCAGGGAATTGGTAGCACCCCCCACCTTGTTCTCTACCCATCTAATTCAAGTCTAGTAGAGATGGTGCCGAAGCTTCCATGCTTTGGCAGTGGGAGTTTCTCCGAAATGGTTGCTTCGTTTGGCCTACCTGAGTGTGGCCAGACTGCTAATTCTGGGTGCCCTCCAAATTTTCCCCCAAACAAGGAGGGTCTCACTGAGAAAAGCTTAAATGGTGCACAATCTCAAGAGGGCCACCAAATTTCAGAAGACGATGCCGTGGATGCTTCACCTAgtggaaagagaagaaaaagttcCTTTGATCCTCGTCCTCCATTGAATACCAGCAAG AGTGCTGATGGAGAACAACCAAAGGGTCTCCCTTGGGAAAATTCTGAGTTTTCAAAAGAACAAGaagagaagaaacaaaagattGATCAAAACATGAGTCCAAATTTACGTGGTAAGCAACCAAATAAACATGCTAAAGACAATTCTAGCAATGGAGAAGCTCCTAAAGAAAATTACATTCACGTGAGGGCCAGAAGGGGCCAGGCGACTAATAGTCACAGCCTTGCTGAAAGG GTCAGAAGAGAAAAGATCAGTGAGCGTATGAGACTGCTTCAAGAACTTGTTCCAGGATGTAATAAG ATTACTGGGAAGGCAGTAATGCTTGATGAGATTATCAATTATGTACAGTCACTGCAACAACAGGTTGAG TTTCTGTCAATGAAACTTGCCACTGTCAATCCAGAACTGAACATTGATATAGAACGACTTCTATCCAAAGAT ATTCTTAATTCACGAGGTGGCAGTACATCTGTTCTTGGGTTTGGTCCAGGAATGAGCTCTTCTCATCCTTACCCACATGGAATTTCCCAGGGAACCTTGCCAGGTATCCCGACTCCACAATTTCATTCCACTCAG ACTGTATGGGATGGTGAACTCCAAAGTCTTCTCCAAATGGGATTTGATTCTAACCCATCTAGCAACAATCTGGGAACAAATG GCCGCTCAAAACTGGAGCTATAG
- the LOC117906861 gene encoding probable xyloglucan glycosyltransferase 12, which translates to MAPSFDWWTKESHRGTPVVVKMENPNWSIAELEGPSDDDFLLAGSPNTNRDKGRGKNARQLTWVLLLKAHKAAGCLTSIASAMFGLAAAVRRRVASGRTDTDNDNGGGMEQENPTVKSRFYSCIKVFLWLSVVLLVFEVAAYFKGWHFGAPHLQLQYLLTAPYGVKDIFNSLYSRWVLIRVEYLAPPLQFLANACIVLFLIQSVDRLVLCLGCFWIKFKKIKPVPKGTVDLESGDGNGYFPRVLVQIPMCNEKEVYQQSIAACCNLDWPKSSILIQVLDDSDDPVTQLMIKEEVTKWQQEGAHILYRHRVIRDGYKAGNLKSAMNCSYVKDYEFVAIFDADFQPTPDFLKRTVPHFKDNEELGLVQARWSFVNKDENLLTRLQNINLSFHFEVEQQVNGVFINFFGFNGTAGVWRIKALEDSGGWLERTTVEDMDIAVRAHLQGWKFLFLNDVECQCELPESYEAYRKQQHRWHSGPMQLFRLCLPDVIRSKISIWKKANLIFLFFLLRKLILPFYSFTLFCIILPMTMFIPEAELPSWVVCYIPATMSFLNILPSPKSFPFIVPYLLFENTMSVTKFNAMISGLFQLGSAYEWVVTKKSGRSSEGDLVSLVAKGPKHQRGSSEPNIGEMEETLLQEQKASRKKKHNRIYTKELALAFLLLTASARSLLSAQGIHFYFLLFQGISFLLVGLDLIGEQVE; encoded by the exons ATGGCGCCATCCTTTGACTGGTGGACAAAGGAGAGTCACAGGGGGACGCCGGTTGTCGTCAAGATGGAGAACCCTAACTGGTCCATTGCGGAGCTGGAGGGCCCGTCGGATGACGATTTTCTTCTTGCCGGTTCGCCCAACACCAACAGGGACAAAGGCCGGGGCAAAAACGCCAGGCAGCTCACATGGGTTCTTCTCCTCAAAGCCCACAAGGCCGCCGGTTGTCTGACCTCCATTGCGTCGGCAATGTTCGGCCTCGCTGCCGCCGTGCGCCGCCGAGTCGCTTCCGGAAGGACCGATACCGATAACGACAACGGCGGAGGCATGGAGCAGGAGAACCCAACGGTGAAAAGCCGGTTCTATTCGTGTATAAAGGTGTTTCTGTGGTTATCTGTTGTGTTGCTGGTATTTGAGGTGGCAGCCTACTTCAAGGGTTGGCATTTCGGCGCACCCCATCTTCAATTGCAGTATTTATTGACAGCTCCATATGGGGTTAAGGATATCTTCAATTCCTTATATTCTCGATGGGTTTTGATTCGGGTGGAGTACCTCGCTCCTCCTCTGCAATTCCTTGCCAATGCTTGTATAGTGCTTTTCCTTATACAGAGTGTGGATAGGCTAGTTCTTTGTTTGGGGTGTTTCTGGATCAAATTCAAGAAGATTAAACCGGTTCCTAAGGGGACTGTGGATCTTGAATCCGGTGATGGAAATGGTTACTTTCCCAGGGTTCTTGTTCAGATCCCCATGTGCAATGAAAAAGAG GTTTATCAGCAATCTATTGCAGCCTGCTGCAATTTGGACTGGCCAAAATCAAGCATACTAATCCAAGTTCTGGACGATTCAGATGACCCAGTGACACAGTTGATGATCAAAGAGGAGGTCACAAAATGGCAGCAAGAGGGCGCCCACATTTTGTACAGGCACCGGGTGATCAGAGACGGGTACAAGGCTGGTAATCTCAAGTCTGCTATGAATTGCAGTTATGTCAAGGACTATGAATTTGTGGCAATATTTGATGCAGATTTTCAGCCGACCCCTGATTTTCTGAAAAGAACAGTTCCACATTTCAAG GACAATGAGGAACTAGGGCTGGTTCAGGCAAGGTGGTCTTTTGTGAATAAGGATGAGAACCTTCTAACTAGGTTACAGAACATTAACTTGTCTTTTCATTTCGAAGTGGAGCAGCAAGTTAATGGAGTTTTCATCAATTTCTTTGGTTTCAACGGCACTGCTGGAGTGTGGAGGATAAAGGCATTGGAGGATTCTGGTGGTTGGTTGGAGAGGACCACTGTTGAGGACATGGATATTGCTGTTCGAGCTCATCTTCAGGGCTGGAAATTCCTCTTCCTCAATGATGTGGAG TGCCAATGTGAACTGCCAGAGTCTTATGAAGCTTATAGGAAACAACAACACAGATGGCATTCTGGACCCATGCAGTTGTTTCGCCTATGTTTGCCTGATGTTATCCGATCCAAG ATCAGTATTTGGAAGAAGGCAAATCTaatcttcctcttctttctccTCAGAAAACTGATACTACCCTTCTATTCTTTCACCCTGTTCTGCATAATTCTCCCAATGACAATGTTCATCCCTGAGGCTGAGCTCCCATCATGGGTTGTATGTTACATTCCGGCAACTATGTCATTTCTCAACATCCTCCCTTCTCCAAAATCCTTCCCCTTCATTGTCCCCTATCTTCTCTTTGAGAACACCATGTCAGTGACCAAGTTCAATGCAATGATCTCAGGCCTATTCCAGCTGGGAAGTGCTTATGAATGGGTTGTCACAAAGAAATCTGGACGCTCCTCTGAGGGTGATCTTGTCTCCCTAGTTGCAAAAGGCCCGAAGCATCAAAGGGGAAGCTCAGAGCCTAATATTGGGGAGATGGAGGAAACTTTACTGCAGGAACAAAAGGCCTCTAGGAAGAAAAAGCACAACAGGATTTATACAAAGGAGCTGGCATTGGCTTTCCTTCTTCTAACAGCTTCAGCAAGGAGCCTCCTCTCTGCTCAGGGGATCCACTTCTACTTCCTGCTATTTCAGGGCATATCATTTCTTCTGGTTGGTTTAGACTTGATTGGAGAGCAGGTTGAGTAA
- the LOC117907323 gene encoding AP2-like ethylene-responsive transcription factor ANT produces the protein MKSMNDNNNGSNNNWLGFSLSPHMKMEVASDPQYHHQTQPAAAAVSSAVPTGFFLSPHLNSSAIYYGVGENGAFHSHLSVMPLKSDGSLCIMEALSRSQQEGMVPTSSPKLEDFLGSATMATHQYGGHEREAMALSLDSMYYHQNAEPETSRQHSLNLLQESFRQQGQQQIPVQHHPYFTGLACNGIYQSPLEEETKETQLADCHTQIPPMGEDGMPCLKNWVARHYSTHHALEQQMNNSIVDDGGAPGSIGAMGCGDLQSLSLSMSPGSQSSCVTAPRQISPTGAECVAIETKKRGSGKVAQKQPVHRKSIDTFGQRTSQYRGVTRHRWTGRYEAHLWDNSCKKEGQTRKGRQVYLGGYDMEEKAARAYDLAALKYWGPSTHINFPLENYQEELEEMKNMSRQEYVAHLRRKSSGFSRGASMYRGVTRHHQHGRWQARIGRVAGNKDLYLGTFSTQEEAAEAYDVAAIKFRGVNAVTNFDITRYDVERITASNTLIAGELAKRSKGKEPSREAIDYNPPQNSGEAIQSESNNGNGTDWKMALYQSPQQQPSSCVESLEQKPMSIGGYRTTSFSMALQDLIGIDSVNTSQPIGDESTKLGTHFSNPSSLVTSLSSSREASPDKTGPAMLFAKPPLASKLMGPASALSSWIPTSQLRPAAVSMAHLPLFAAWNDT, from the exons ATGAAGTCTATGAATGATAATAACAATGGCAGCAATAATAACTGGTTGGGTTTCTCGCTTTCGCCACATATGAAAATGGAGGTTGCTTCAGACCCTCAGTACCATCATCAAACCCAGCCTGCTGCTGCCGCTGTTTCCAGTGCTGTCCCAACAggtttctttctctctcctcatCTCAACAGCTCCGCAATCTACTATGGTGTTGGAGAAAATGGCGCTTTTCACTCACACTTGTCCGTAATGCCACTCAAGTCTGATGGGTCTCTTTGTATCATGGAGGCTCTCAGTAGATCACAGCAAGAAG GGATGGTGCCAACCTCATCACCAAAACTGGAGGACTTCTTAGGTAGTGCAACCATGGCAACCCATCAGTACGGGGGCCATGAAAGAGAAGCAATGGCTCTCAGCTTAGACAGCATGTATTATCACCAAAATGCGGAACCTGAAACCAGTAGGCAACATTCTCTAAACCTTCTTCAGGAATCCTTTAGGCAACAAGGTCAGCAACAAATTCCAGTTCAACACCACCCATATTTCACTGGACTTGCCTGCAATGGGATTTACCAGAGCCCattagaagaagaaacaaaggaaaCCCAACTTGCAGATTGTCATACCCAGATCCCTCCTATGGGGGAGGATGGAATGCCTTGCCTGAAAAACTGGGTTGCAAGGCACTACTCGACTCACCAtgcactagagcagcagatgAACAACAGCATCGTTGATGACGGAGGAGCTCCTGGGTCTATTGGAGCTATGGGTTGTGGGGATTTACAGTCTCTCAGCTTGTCCATGAGCCCCGGTTCTCAGTCAAGCTGTGTGACAGCTCCAAGACAGATCTCGCCTACCGGAGCTGAGTGTGTGGCcatagaaacaaagaaaagggGGTCCGGAAAAGTTGCACAAAAGCAACCAGTTCATAGGAAGTCCATTGACACATTTGGGCAGAGGACTTCACAATATAGAGGAGTTACAAG GCATAGATGGACTGGTAGATATGAAGCCCATCTTTGGGATAATAGTTGCAAGAAGGAGGGGCAGACTAGGAAAGGAAGACAAG TTTATCTGG GGGGGTATGATATGGAAGAGAAAGCTGCAAGAGCTTACGATCTGGCGGCCCTCAAATACTGGGGACCTTCTACTCATATCAACTTCCCG TTAGAAAATTACCAAGAAGAACTcgaagaaatgaagaacatgagCCGCCAGGAATATGTTGCTCATCTGAGAAG GAAAAGCAGTGGATTCTCAAGAGGGGCTTCAATGTATAGAGGAGTGACAAG gCATCATCAACATGGAAGATGGCAGGCTCGGATTGGGAGGGTTGCTGGAAACAAGGACCTTTATCTCGGGACATTCA GTACCCAAGAGGAAGCAGCTGAAGCTTATGATGTTGCTGCTATTAAGTTCCGAGGGGTAAATGCAGTCACCAACTTTGATATTACACGATATGATGTGGAAAGAATCACAGCCAGCAATACTTTGATTGCTGGAGAGCTTGCAAAGCGAAGCAAAGGGAAAGAACCAAGCCGGGAGGCCATTGATTACAACCCACCTCAGAACAGTGGAGAGGCTATTCAATCTGAAAGTAACAATGGGAATGGTACAGACTGGAAGATGGCTCTATACCAGTCCCCCCAGCAGCAGCCAAGTAGTTGTGTGGAATCACTTGAACAGAAACCAATGAGCATTGGAGGGTACAGGACCACCTCTTTTTCAATGGCATTGCAAGATCTTATTGGGATTGATTCAGTGAACACAAGCCAGCCCATTGGGGATGAATCGACCAAACTAGGGACGCACTTTTCCAATCCATCGTCCTTGGTGACCAGCTTGAGCAGCTCAAGAGAAGCTAGCCCAGATAAAACTGGCCCTGCAATGCTGTTTGCAAAGCCTCCATTAGCATCAAAATTGATGGGGCCTGCAAGCGCACTCAGTTCATGGATCCCAACATCCCAGCTGAGGCCTGCTGCAGTTTCCATGGCTCACTTGCCCCTTTTTGCTGCTTGGAATGATACCTAA
- the LOC117907169 gene encoding transcription factor bHLH74-like isoform X1, which produces MGIDDNGNMGFPNTSQSILNCPSSGMNTHPISEKVTGMTMSSVSMYKSSNGGDPFFGSGWDPIVSLSQNENFGGSSMVSHSEFANSAYPVVLENQGIGSTPHLVLYPSNSSLVEMVPKLPCFGSGSFSEMVASFGLPECGQTANSGCPPNFPPNKEGLTEKSLNGAQSQEGHQISEDDAVDASPSGKRRKSSFDPRPPLNTSKSADGEQPKGLPWENSEFSKEQEEKKQKIDQNMSPNLRGKQPNKHAKDNSSNGEAPKENYIHVRARRGQATNSHSLAERVRREKISERMRLLQELVPGCNKITGKAVMLDEIINYVQSLQQQVEFLSMKLATVNPELNIDIERLLSKDILNSRGGSTSVLGFGPGMSSSHPYPHGISQGTLPGIPTPQFHSTQTVWDGELQSLLQMGFDSNPSSNNLGTNAGRSKLEL; this is translated from the exons ATGGGTATTGATGACAATGGTAATATGGGGTTTCCAAATACAAGTCAGAGTATTTTGAATTGCCCATCTTCAGGGATGAACACACATCCAATCTCTGAGAAGGTTACAGGAATGACAATGAGCTCGGTGTCCATGTATAAATCTTCAAATGGAGGAGACCCTTTCTTTGGTTCTGGTTGGGATCCCATTGTGTCCTTAAGTcagaatgagaattttggagGGTCTTCAATGGTTTCTCACAGTGAGTTTGCTAATTCTGCTTACCCTGTTGTACTGGAAAATCAGGGAATTGGTAGCACCCCCCACCTTGTTCTCTACCCATCTAATTCAAGTCTAGTAGAGATGGTGCCGAAGCTTCCATGCTTTGGCAGTGGGAGTTTCTCCGAAATGGTTGCTTCGTTTGGCCTACCTGAGTGTGGCCAGACTGCTAATTCTGGGTGCCCTCCAAATTTTCCCCCAAACAAGGAGGGTCTCACTGAGAAAAGCTTAAATGGTGCACAATCTCAAGAGGGCCACCAAATTTCAGAAGACGATGCCGTGGATGCTTCACCTAgtggaaagagaagaaaaagttcCTTTGATCCTCGTCCTCCATTGAATACCAGCAAG AGTGCTGATGGAGAACAACCAAAGGGTCTCCCTTGGGAAAATTCTGAGTTTTCAAAAGAACAAGaagagaagaaacaaaagattGATCAAAACATGAGTCCAAATTTACGTGGTAAGCAACCAAATAAACATGCTAAAGACAATTCTAGCAATGGAGAAGCTCCTAAAGAAAATTACATTCACGTGAGGGCCAGAAGGGGCCAGGCGACTAATAGTCACAGCCTTGCTGAAAGG GTCAGAAGAGAAAAGATCAGTGAGCGTATGAGACTGCTTCAAGAACTTGTTCCAGGATGTAATAAG ATTACTGGGAAGGCAGTAATGCTTGATGAGATTATCAATTATGTACAGTCACTGCAACAACAGGTTGAG TTTCTGTCAATGAAACTTGCCACTGTCAATCCAGAACTGAACATTGATATAGAACGACTTCTATCCAAAGAT ATTCTTAATTCACGAGGTGGCAGTACATCTGTTCTTGGGTTTGGTCCAGGAATGAGCTCTTCTCATCCTTACCCACATGGAATTTCCCAGGGAACCTTGCCAGGTATCCCGACTCCACAATTTCATTCCACTCAG ACTGTATGGGATGGTGAACTCCAAAGTCTTCTCCAAATGGGATTTGATTCTAACCCATCTAGCAACAATCTGGGAACAAATG CAGGCCGCTCAAAACTGGAGCTATAG